CTCACCGGCGACGTCGAGCCCTTGGTGCTGAAAATCGAAATGCTGGGGCGGCGCCTGTTGCGCGAGACCGAGGCCGGCTATCTGGTGGAGGCCGACGCGGGCGAAAACTGGCACGATTTCGTCGCCTGGACGCTGGATCGGGGCTGGTATGGGCTCGAGAACCTCGCGCTCATCCCCGGCACGGTGGGCGCGGCCCCGGTGCAAAACATCGGCGCCTACGGGCTCGAGCTGCAAGACCGCTTTCATTCGCTCGACGCCGTCGATCTGCACAGCGGCGAGGTGCACAACCTAGACGCGGCGCAGTGCCGCTTCGGCTACCGCGACTCGGTGTTCAAGTGCGAGCGCACCGTCGCACCGGGCCATGGGCGCTGGCTCATCACGCGGGTGCGTTTTTGGCTGCCCAAGCGCTGGCAGCCGGTGCTGGGCTACCTCGAGCTGGAGCGCAAAGTGGCCGAGACCGGCCTAGAGCAGCCCACGGCGCGGCAGATTTTTGACTGGGTGTGCCAAATCCGGCGCGCCAAGTTGCCCGACCCGGCCGTGATCGGCAACGTCGGCAGTTTTTTCCAAAACCCGCTGGTCAGCCGCGAGCAGTGTGCCGAAATCTGCGCCCGCCACCCAGCCGTGGTGCACTACCCGCTGCCCGATGGGCGCGTCAAGCTCGCAGCCGGCTGGCTGATCGAGGCCTGCGGCTGGAAGGGCCAGACGCTGGGCCGCGCCGGCGTTTATGAAAAACAAGCGCTGGTGCTGGTCAACCGCGGCGACGCCTACCAGCCGTGCAGCGGCGCCGATGTCATGGCGCTGGCCACCGCCATCCAAGCCAGCGTGCTCGAGCGCTTTGGCGTGCGGCTCGAAATCGAACCGGAGCTGTGGTGAGCCTCAACCCCTCCACCCCCACGCCCGACGCTGCGGCGAATCTGGGCCCGGTGCTGCAAGACGGCGTGCGCCGGCGCGAGGCCTTCGGCTGGGCGATGTTCGACTTTGCCAATTCGGGCTACACCACGGTGGTCATCACGGCCATCTATGGGGCCTACTTTGTGGCCGGCATCGCCGGCGGCGCCACCTGGGCCACGCTGGCTTGGACGGCGGCTTTGGCTTTTTCCAATCTGCTGGTGCTGCTCAGCGCGCCGGTGCTGGGGGCTTGGGCCGATGTGCACGCCGGCAAAAAACGGCTGGCGGCGCTCACCACCCTCGGCTGCGTGCTCACCACGGCGGCGCTGGGCTGGGTTGGGCCGGGCAGCGTGCTGCTGGCGCTGGCGCTGCTGGTGCTGTCGAATGCGTTTTTCAGCTCCGGCGGCAATCTGGTGGCGGCCTTTTTGCCCGAGCTCGCGCGCCCGCAGCGCCTAGGCACCCTGTCGGGCTGGGGCTGGGGCTTGGGCTACGTCGGCGGTCTGCTGTGCCTGGCGCTGTGTTTGGCCTACATCACGTGGGCGCAGGCGCGCGGCCACACGGCATCGGAGTTCGTGCCGGTCACCTTGCTCATCACGGCGGGCCTGTTTGCCCTCACGGCCCTGCCATTTTTTATTTTGGTGCGTGAGCGCGCGCAGCCGCAAACGCGCTCTGGAATCTCGGCTTGGGCGCAGGTGGCCAAGACCTGGCGGCAGTCGGCCCGATATCAAGACATGCGCCGCTTCATCATCTGCATCGTGTTTTATCAGGCCGGAATCATGACGGTGATCGCGCTGGCGGCCATCTACGCCCAAGAGGTGATGGGTTTTGACACCGCGCAGACGGTGATGATGATTTTTGTCGTCAACATCACCGCCGCCATCGGGGCGCTGGGTTTTGGCTACCTGCAAGACCGCATCGGCCCGGTGCGCGGCATTGCGCTTACGCTGCTGGGCTGGATAGCGATGGTGCTGGTGGCCTGGTCGAGCGAGAGCGCGGCCAGCTTTTGGGTCGCGGCCAACTTGGCCGGGCTGTGCCTAGGGGCAAGCCAGTCGGCCGGGCGGGCGCTGGTCGGCTACCTGGCACCGCCGGCGCAGCGTGCCGAATTTTTTGGGCTCTGGGGGCTGGCGGTGATGCTGGCCTCGATCGTCGGCCCGCTCACCTACGGGCTGGTGACTTGGCTCACCGGCGGCGACCACCGCACCGCCATGCTCGTCACCGGCCTGTACTTCGTGATTGGGCTGCTGCTGCTGCGC
This sequence is a window from Serpentinimonas maccroryi. Protein-coding genes within it:
- a CDS encoding MFS transporter, which produces MSLNPSTPTPDAAANLGPVLQDGVRRREAFGWAMFDFANSGYTTVVITAIYGAYFVAGIAGGATWATLAWTAALAFSNLLVLLSAPVLGAWADVHAGKKRLAALTTLGCVLTTAALGWVGPGSVLLALALLVLSNAFFSSGGNLVAAFLPELARPQRLGTLSGWGWGLGYVGGLLCLALCLAYITWAQARGHTASEFVPVTLLITAGLFALTALPFFILVRERAQPQTRSGISAWAQVAKTWRQSARYQDMRRFIICIVFYQAGIMTVIALAAIYAQEVMGFDTAQTVMMIFVVNITAAIGALGFGYLQDRIGPVRGIALTLLGWIAMVLVAWSSESAASFWVAANLAGLCLGASQSAGRALVGYLAPPAQRAEFFGLWGLAVMLASIVGPLTYGLVTWLTGGDHRTAMLVTGLYFVIGLLLLRGVDAERGYRAALAQG
- the murB gene encoding UDP-N-acetylmuramate dehydrogenase, with the translated sequence MLVENNAALQPHNTFGIAAQAQRLLRLRKAELLPDLVRQPGWCAERLRVLGGGSNIVLTGDVEPLVLKIEMLGRRLLRETEAGYLVEADAGENWHDFVAWTLDRGWYGLENLALIPGTVGAAPVQNIGAYGLELQDRFHSLDAVDLHSGEVHNLDAAQCRFGYRDSVFKCERTVAPGHGRWLITRVRFWLPKRWQPVLGYLELERKVAETGLEQPTARQIFDWVCQIRRAKLPDPAVIGNVGSFFQNPLVSREQCAEICARHPAVVHYPLPDGRVKLAAGWLIEACGWKGQTLGRAGVYEKQALVLVNRGDAYQPCSGADVMALATAIQASVLERFGVRLEIEPELW